The sequence below is a genomic window from Phycodurus eques isolate BA_2022a chromosome 6, UOR_Pequ_1.1, whole genome shotgun sequence.
TGACTTTTGACCACTGCATTCATGTTCCGGTTGTCCAAAAGTGGTCAACGCAACGCTAATCAATTCAGTTTGAAGACTCCTCGGCACCGGTGGCCCCACAACATACAAAGAGAGCCAAACATATTCCCACAATGACCTTGACAGTAAAATGACAGATCAGTTTTACCCACCTTTATTTGTAAagtgtgtctttgttttttatgcAGCCGGATGAGAAAATGAGTATTAGTTAATATCCAAACCTTTACAACACAGCTCTGATTGCATCAAGACATCGAGATTGTGCTTTAGTTTATTTAATACAGTACAACGCACTGGTCTCAGTACGGCACAGACAGAAAAAATGTGCACCATATTTTAATTCCTTACATAATCTTACCACATATTGTTTCATCAGGAAGGTTAAactcagattaaaaaaaacatactttatgCTCTTACTGAGTGAGGTCTTGCTGTAAACTTAACATCTTACACTTCTTGTCAATCATTTGTGTGGTGCACAATGGAAAGCTTGCTAAATGTCAACAGGAACCAGGCACTGCTGTCATGAGTCTACTTTCCAGGAGGCTGAAAGGAGTTCAAACTCACAAATACTTGAGAGGCAGCGACACAAAATTCCACCGGATACTAAATGGCCACAGAAAGGTAGCAGATGAATATCATTTTTACATTCATAAATACATAGCATACAGTtcacaaaatattcaaaatgcaaaaaaaaaaaattgtatttacaaATTTATGTTGAACAATAGCAAACCTAAAAAGGTAAAAATCTGTACATTTAGTTTGTACTTATTCTCATCAGCACcaagccatttccaaagtttttAATGAAAACTATAATTTCACTTAATAGGTTAAAAAGGCTGCAGAACAACATCCAATAGTGGGTGAAACTAAAGCAGCTGATCAGGTATAGGGCAATGCAGTTTTTAGATGGTAGTTTTGCTGAACTCCGTGCAAATAATTGAATTGCCCCATCGCCTGATGATATAAATCAAATGAGCCATATTTAAAATTTAACTTTAATCTCAGATTTGAAAAAGGTTGTTGCAAAGAGAGTGGCCCCTCAATGAGGGTATAAGACACTGTAAATTAGACAAGTCTCCCATAAGAGTCAAAACCAAACAATTACATAaagcaatatttaaaaattaaagtccaattttaaatattaagataaacataaaatttcaaaaataaactgatcTGAATATTCTCCCCTAATATGTAGTATTAGAGGGTGAGTTACAATCCGCAACTGATCTCTTGGTCCAATGTCTTGTTCAACTCGATCAGTTagtttatttagtaaatgtgtGGGCAAAACAGATGGCACCAGCAAGTGCAAATAAATAGAAACCCAGCACAACAGGTCAAAGCACGTTCAAGGTAGCGCCAAGTTCTGATCAGGTTTACTTGTAGGTAGCATGTTTCCACGCCCAGTGGCCTTGAGAGGCCTCTGGGAGCAACACCACCAAAACACACTGGCCTCAGTCCACGCTTTCACTACGATATCTTACAGTTCCCCTTGGAGGAAGAGGATGGAGAGGTTTTTGGTGGACTCTGTGGGGGTCTGAAGGACTTGGAGCGTTTGATACTGTTGGCCTTGCTTCCGCCACTTGTGCCGCCCGGGGTTGCACTGTTGACCACCGAGTAGGAGCGTCCGTGCATCATAACCGCATTCATGCCGttggccatggagaatgacttgaGGTGGGATTTGATGGCCACCGGGAGAGGCAGCTTGTCGATGAGGTGCACAGGTGTGCAGGAGACGATGGAACGGCAGCACAGATCTCGGAGGCTGAAAACTGGAAAGGGAATCCAGATGATGCAAGTGCATGCATGGGATGTGATCAAGTTCAAAATATGTTCGGAAatcctgttttttctttttttttatgtgagtgACTGGTTATATGTCTATAGGTATGTgcccaaaaatttgaatattgatGAAAAGGgaattatttcaataatttgtttcagaAAGTTAAACTTGTGTGTTATACTAGTTtaccacacacaaaatgaaatatttgaacATATTTGTTTCGATGTTGacaattaaatatagaaattcactcctagaatttgtctgaatttccatattttcaaacttttgtcaagaacatgACCGCAGGACCGCTATTGCAGTATACTTTGTAATAGGATTAAAATAATTCtacatactgttcaattgtGCAACAATTTACTATTTTGTGAATgccatttatattatatatttcctatatccactaCTGCTACTGAAATGATGAACATTTATTTCCCCATTATgagactaataaaggttatcttttattataaatatttattattaataataatatacttttcaCCTGACCCCGTTCTCAGTTGACGTCTCCAGTGATgtattaattcatttccggttcaggGGGCATTTTGTGAGGCcgtgaattattttacatacagaccctttccgaacattttttatatcatggaaaagtttatttccataattcccctcaaaaagttaaactttcacagatatatatgtgtgtgtgtgtatgtatgtgtgtgtgtgtgtgtatatatatatatatatatatatatatatacatatatacacacacatatatatatatatatacacacacatatatacacacatatatatatatatacacacatacacacacacatatatatatatatatatatatatatatatgtgtgtgtgtgtatatattatatatatatatatatatatatatatatatatatatatatatagcaggcAAACAACTGTCCTGCATACCAAACGGTCGTTTACTTGCTCGGTGGCAAAACAGCTCCATAGCGGCCATTCTTCCCATGGAATTACACAACTTTTGGGGGAACGATAATAGGACATCATTGTTCTCAAAGGAATGATCCTTCTTTTTGAGAAGCAAAAGAACTGCTGACTCTGGACCAGAAAAAACTGCTCTCCTACATTGTGCCATGCGTAAAgatattttggggggtttaatTACATGGAGTGAGCTCAAATTATGACAGGAATTTGTATctgtaaatattttcattcatccaaCTCATtgattctcagggcattgaatcgatcacaattggactgttctggttgtcttagaagacgtttcacgtcttatccgagcaggcttcagcAGTTCATGCACAGACTGGAATTTGTGTTGAGTATAACTTTTATTCCTTGCTGTTTTGGTGTACAGTCAACAAAAGCCTCACCTCTGTTGGGCCTCCAGAACTTTTCCATCCCGTGCCTCATGAGCACGATACGTGAGAGTTCTGTGAAAGACTCGATGACATTGAAGTTGCACAGAGGGCTGACCTCAAAGAATGTCATGCTGTTTTTTTCAGCATAAGCCCTTGCTTGCTCTGTTGGAACCCGCCGCTTGAAAGCCAAGTGAAGTCGGTTGCCAACCAAGATTCTGGGCACACCTGGGGCATGCTGAAAgatgtaacatgttttttttactgtgtaaatGTGGTGACATACATCACAAGAAGCTAGGGATATTCGGCTTTTGGTCACATTTAaagatgaacttaaaatgcactacaACCTTTACAGGAGAACATAAATTGACCTTCTCtacttttgaatgcacgtccAACTGTACAATGTTTAAGTACTTCTAGCCCAGCTTGCTGATCTctgacaaggagctgaatgtcaaaattcatccattcatccatgttctatactgtttatcctcactggggtagcggacgcgctggagcctatcccagctatcttcgggcgagaagcggggtacaccttgaactggtcgccagccaatcgcagggcacacttaaacaaacaaccattcacacctactggcaatttggagtcttcaatcaacctaccatgcatggtttttttttggagggggggagagtgggaggaagccggagtacccggagaaaacccacgcaggccctttgagaacgtgcaaactccacacaggcggggtcgggattttaaccccggtcctcagaactgtgaggcagctgtgctaaccagtcgagcaACGTGCCGCCTGTCAAAATTCACAAcggtgttttttaaattcttatttACATGGACGTCCACTTCTATGGCTTTCTATGAATCTTCCTGTCTCTCTGTATGTGTGTTGTAGCCTGCAACCTGTGACactctaagctcagtggccacttcccacTGAGACCATCCTGTTAGAAGCCTCACAATGgcgaggtactgttgatcaattgttaggtgtcCTCTTAGTCTCaggatgtcaaaatgtgaacagcatgatgaagaggactgtttaaataacaattataattgaaccaggaaatgtactGATCGATTCATAGACCACTTGTGAAATTTGCCATTCCACTCCTTTGTTggaaacatacatttttgcaAAAAGTAGTGAATCaatgaacagttggacatgtgcattcaaagttGAGAGAGAGTCCAATTACGTTCGCCTGTAAAGgatatagtgcattttaggttcatcctgaaatttcatccaaaagcccaatatccctaacttttggTGAGTACCGTATTTCTTTGATTAAAAATGCCAACCTCATCAATTTCTCGGATCCACCGGTCAATGCCATCAAATGACCAGCCATTGGTGATGTCATAAACAAGAAGTATGCCCTGTGGGATGAAAGTATTCATGAGCACAGGTACACACATGAACAAAATTGTTGATACCGCTcagttaatgaaagaaaagccCACTATGATCACTAAAATAACTTTAAacggacaaaaataataactgaaaaaatactaaaaaataaCCAATTAAAATGAGgcattgctttatttttgtggttcaacagaattatataaaaaaaaaaaaactcctggccttgacaaaaatgatggtaccttTAACTTAATATGTTATTACAAAAAATGCTGAGAGGATCACTGCCATCAAATGATTTCAGTAACTGAGGTATTCTGGCGCAACCCTAAATACTCATTTGATACAATAGCGATGCTAGCCCAAAAGCAGCCTTCATCCAACAGCTCCCCCTTTTTTCTTCATAATCTGCATTGTTATGGTATTGGATTAGATTGGActccagagctgccaacctataaaaattcacttctagaacaatttgtccaaagttgtctgaatttccatattttcaaaatttcagATCTCAAACGTCAACATTAAAACCCAGCACTCTactttgaaaacataaaaataactaCTGATAGCCTGAACTGcagtttatgtatggacaatagttttgggTTTGTCAATGTACTTCTTTACGCCTACAATTACGTGTAAGAAGAACTGTAAttatgtcttctcttgcatgctatttatattatatattttctacAATTGCTTCTGAAACCATgtaaatttccccattgtgggactaataaaggttatcttatattaaaaatatttactactaataatatacttttaacctgcccacgttctgaagtgacgtgCAGTGAAATACTCATTCATTTCCAGTTTAGACGTCCTGTGTGGccatttatcattttatttataccactaaacacgtattaattggcctgttattttgttgtttaaagttgGTTACACTCCGCGAAAAcgcagttccagccagacctatgtgacaagtgtattgtttcaccaaatAACTTATTTAGATGTTTTGCGACCGTATGACAAGATAGCATCGCTTTGACATTGTCTTCACCTATacactcctcatcctccctttgtgacacttttgtgtAAGAAGCATGTTAAGAAGTCTAGCTTATTtgctaccatggaggcgatgatcagtgacttacaatgcgttgacaccGTATGCAAAGAGGACTATCGCCTCCGCGGCTTGACAGCTGGGggcgtaataaaatagcgtgcaccaagcagctgttcaatgtggatgcGCCGGTATATTATCAGATGCTGGATTCCCCCCCCAATATCCAGAACGAtcagtgttacggccgtaacgagtCAACATGCAGAGATTTCCGTACAAAATAtggacgttccgtaacatttggcagttCTGCGACTGATCGGGACATCTCTAATTATGAGTTTGCATTAAACTTGTGGAGCAGAATACAAAGTATGTGTTTGGTTAAATATACAACGTGTAACTCTCTTTGTTGTGTGCTTAGTCTTAGTAAAGTTCAG
It includes:
- the LOC133403927 gene encoding ras-related protein Rab-40C-like, with translation MRGMMGSQSSPVKSYDYLLKFLLVGDSDVGKGEILDSLQDGSVESPYAYSSGIDYKTTTILLDGRRVKLELWDTSGQGRFCTIFRSYSRGAQGILLVYDITNGWSFDGIDRWIREIDEHAPGVPRILVGNRLHLAFKRRVPTEQARAYAEKNSMTFFEVSPLCNFNVIESFTELSRIVLMRHGMEKFWRPNRVFSLRDLCCRSIVSCTPVHLIDKLPLPVAIKSHLKSFSMANGMNAVMMHGRSYSVVNSATPGGTSGGSKANSIKRSKSFRPPQSPPKTSPSSSSKGNCKIS